One region of Polynucleobacter sp. SHI8 genomic DNA includes:
- a CDS encoding pitrilysin family protein, which translates to MLKNKTNLKYLLTGLIGIFTQTYVCATLPIQKIDLSTGAKLFYVEARTIPMVNIGIDFPGGFAHDPKDRIGVANFTSLLMNKGSRINGVEKNEAFIADSISELGSMVAFIPGKEMSSLRIKTLSTPEVLNPLISQASDMLAFPIFSKKILEREKAIEISGLLESQTKPEYIMAKQFKKMIYRDNPLGNEQSVNSIKAVSIDDLKKFHQTYYRADQMNIMIIGDLSREQAIEIGSKLTKNLPKTGASKLIIPPLAPLPSQDVSQREIKIAHPSQQAHIQMGSTSPSRKDPDYFPLLVGNYILGGGGFVSRLMNEIREKRGLAYSVSSYFYPAKNSGYFVAGMQTKKDQSDESVKLLKETIQTFVNQGPNDDEVQAAKSNLINGFPLRIDSNSKLLDNLSAIAWYDLPLNTLDEWTNEVKKVTKDDIHKAFQKNLDMNKMVTVVVGGQ; encoded by the coding sequence ATGCTCAAGAATAAAACGAATTTAAAGTACTTATTAACTGGCTTGATAGGTATTTTTACTCAAACTTATGTTTGCGCAACATTACCCATCCAAAAAATTGATTTGTCCACTGGGGCAAAATTATTTTATGTAGAGGCAAGAACCATTCCGATGGTAAATATTGGAATCGATTTTCCTGGCGGATTTGCACATGACCCAAAAGATCGTATTGGGGTTGCAAACTTTACATCTCTATTAATGAATAAAGGTTCTAGAATTAATGGGGTAGAAAAAAATGAAGCCTTTATTGCTGATAGTATTTCTGAATTGGGTTCGATGGTTGCCTTCATACCAGGCAAAGAGATGTCATCATTACGTATTAAAACGCTCAGTACACCAGAGGTTTTAAACCCATTAATTTCTCAAGCAAGTGATATGTTGGCATTTCCGATATTTTCAAAGAAAATTTTAGAAAGAGAAAAGGCAATTGAAATTAGCGGCCTCTTAGAAAGCCAAACAAAGCCTGAATATATTATGGCGAAGCAATTTAAGAAGATGATTTATCGCGACAATCCTTTAGGCAATGAACAAAGTGTCAACTCGATAAAAGCAGTATCTATAGATGACTTGAAGAAATTTCATCAAACTTATTATCGCGCTGATCAAATGAATATTATGATTATTGGTGATTTGAGTCGTGAACAAGCAATTGAAATTGGGAGCAAGTTAACGAAAAACTTACCAAAGACGGGGGCTTCTAAATTAATCATTCCACCATTGGCCCCCCTGCCAAGTCAAGATGTATCTCAACGAGAAATAAAAATTGCTCATCCATCGCAACAGGCTCATATACAAATGGGCAGTACTAGCCCTTCAAGAAAAGACCCAGACTATTTCCCTTTATTAGTTGGAAATTACATATTGGGGGGAGGCGGCTTTGTCTCAAGACTGATGAATGAAATTAGAGAAAAAAGAGGACTTGCTTATAGTGTTTCAAGCTATTTTTATCCTGCGAAAAATTCAGGATATTTTGTGGCTGGTATGCAAACAAAAAAAGATCAATCTGACGAGTCCGTTAAATTATTAAAAGAAACGATTCAAACATTTGTGAATCAAGGACCTAATGACGACGAAGTTCAAGCAGCTAAAAGTAATTTAATTAATGGGTTCCCTTTAAGAATTGATAGTAATAGTAAATTATTAGATAACTTATCTGCTATAGCTTGGTATGATTTGCCCTTGAATACACTTGATGAGTGGACCAATGAGGTTAAAAAAGTTACAAAAGACGATATTCATAAAGCATTTCAGAAAAATTTAGATATGAATAAAATGGTTACGGTAGTTGTCGGAGGCCAATGA